GTCACGTTGTAAGCTTCAGAACCTTCTGCAGATGCATAACCGTCTAAAGTTACAGATGAATTATTGTCACGTACTTCTTTAGCCAATTTATCCAAAGTTGAGTAAGAAGAAGTTTTCAATACTGAGCTATCAAATTCGAATTGAATTGGAGCATAGTAACCGTTAGAAGCGATGTTTTCAACAACTGGCTCTGGGAATTTGATTGGACATCCTGAACCATCTACTGGAGTACCAGCAGGAGTACCAGGACATTTGTCAAATTTGTCAGATACACCATCACCATCAGCATCAGCGCTTAATGTGTTAACAGTACCTTCTAAAGTGCTTACGCGTTGTTTCAAAGCTTCAACTTCGTTTCTCAATGAAGGATCTTTCAACTCATCATACATTGTAGCTACTGGGTTAGCAAAAGTCAAGTTTTGTTTGTCTTTTGAACCTAAAGTGAACTCTAAACCACCGTATACGTTAGAGAAACGTTGTTTTGTAGTATTGTTTCTGCCAGGTCCGTACAATAATGCTTCATCAGTGAAGTTCATTGTGTAACCTAAATTCAAGGCAACAACTTCAGATAATTTGAATTTAGCACCAACACCTACAGGAACGATCATACCTAAACGGTAATCTTTGTCGCGTGGGTTAGAAGGTGAACGATCACCGAATACATCTTCACCCCATTTTTGATCGTAAACAGGTTGTCCTGAAAAGTCATTAGTTCCGAATTGAACTGGGTTGTAAGCAAAAGCACCAATACCTACTTTAGCGTAGAAGTTAACAGCATTTTCTCTTCTTAAGAAATCAATAGTACCCAATTGGAAAACACCGTTTAAGCTAGCTGCCCAGTTTACTTTTGTTTCAGCAGATTGAGCGCCATATTTGTTTTCAACTGCAGGACCAGACTCGTCATGATTGTAAGTCTTGATCTTACCACGGTTTGCTTCAACTTCTAAACCGAATAGGTGCGAGAATTGCTTGCGTACTGTCAAACCATAGTACTCACCCACTTTGTTTTGGAAATAACCAACTTTTTGACCAAAGTTATTGTTACCACCAATTAAAGCATTAGGCGTAGTGATACCACCTTGAACTCCGATAGACCAAGTTCTGTATTGTGATCTACCACCGAATACTTGTTGAGCTTGTGCTGTATCAGCGAAACCTAAAGCGGCAACTAATGTAGCAGCAACAGCTGTTTTTTTAATTGTAGAATAGTTCATACTCTTGTTTTTAAGGTTATTATTAATTTTAATTGTTTTCAAACTTTGTTATCATTTAATATCTGGAACAGTACAATTGCCGTGCCAAAGTCTTAAAATTATGTTAAATTTTTAAATTTCTGATATTTCGTACTAAATTAAGTATTTAATGTGAAACAACAAAACAAAAATTCGGTACGAAAGTACCAAATTTTTGTTTTGTTTCAATAGCTTTTAGAAAAAAATTAAGAAATTCTTTCTAAAGTAAATAATGTACAATGACTAAAGAGAGTCCTCCAAGCAGAGCCGATACTGGAATTGTCAAGACCCAAGCCCATAATAAACTAATCGTTACCCCCCAGCGCACTGCTGAAACACGCTTAACAACTCCGACACCAATAATGGCTCCTGTAATGGTATGTGTTGTTGAAGCTGGGATTCCGAAATGCTCAGTTATACCTAATGTTACCGCTCCTGCAGATTCCGCACAAACTCCTTCTAATGGTGTCACTTTCGTAATTTTAGTACCCATTGTCTTAACAATTTTCCAGCCTCCACTCATTGTTCCAGCTGCAATAGCTGCGTAACACGTTAAGGGAATCCATTCGGGCATATGTTCGGTATTTTGCATGTAGCCACCAGCTACCATAGCTACAAGGATAATACCCATTACTTTTTGTGCATCATTACCACCATGCGCAAAACTCAAGGCTGCAGATGAAACTAATTGCAGTACTTTAAACCATTTTTCAGCAACACTAGGCCGTGAGTTTTTGGCTAAATTGATTACAATGAGTGTAATGATAATAGATATGGTCATACCGATGATCGGTGCAAACACGATGAAAGCAATAATTTTTAATGTTGCATCGATATTGATTGCGTGTATAGGATCTGCACCAAGAATAAAGGCATAAGCCATTCCTGATCCGGCAAAGCCTCCAATCAAGGTGTGTGAGGAACTTGATGGTACTCCATAGTACCAAGTGAATAAGTTCCAGCCAATTGCTGCGAGCAAGCCCGCAAAGATAACCTCTAAGGTAATATATTCTTCCAATACCGTTTTGGCAATGGTGTTGGCTACTTTGTGATCTGTAAAGTAGAAATAAGCAGCAAAGTTGAATATGGCAGCCCATAATACAGCCATTGCTGGTGTTAGAACTTTTGTTGATACAACTGTCGCAATAGAGTTGGCTGCATCATGGAATCCATTGATGTAGTCAAATGCAATTGCTAAGACAATCACAACAACGAGTAATGTTGACATCATAATCTCGTAGAATTTTTATGCACTTATGATCGAATGATTATGCGTTTTTAACTAGAATACTTTCTAATACATTAGCAACATCCTCGCATTTGTCTGTTGCATCTTCCATTGCGGATAACACTTCTTTGTGTTTGATCAATGAAATAGCGTCTTTTTCAAATTCAAAAAGATCGGCTACTGCCTTATCAAAAATATAGTCTGCTTTATTTTCTACACTATTGATACGCACACAAGAATCTGTGATATTGCGAATGTTTTTTAAATCCCGAAGTTCGTGGATTGCTTTTGAAACATGTTCAGTAGCTTCCACCAGTAGATCCGCGATTTCTATCATTGGTTCTGTTGCTTTTTCTACCTTGTATAAGTCCATTCTATTAGCCGCACCGTGGATAAAATCGGCTACATCGTCCAAAGAACTTGCTAAGGAGTGTATATCTTCGCGGTCAAAAGGTGTAATGAAATTTTTACCTAGCTCCAAGTGAATTTGATGTGTGATGTTGTCGCCTTTGTGCTCCAAGTCTTCCATCTTACGTGTGAACTCTTTCTTCTTTTCTGGATTGTTTGAGTTAACAATATCTTTTAACAATTGAGACATTTCGATCAAATTGTTGCCGGCTTGTTCAAACAAAGGGAAGAATTTTTTGTCCTTTGGAACGAAGTATTGAAAAATGCTATTTAAAGACATATCTTAAATTTATTTTTGCAAAAATAACACCCTAATGTTAAGTTAATGTTAACATTGGTTTTGTTTAAACACAAAAGTGTCATCAATTGTTTAATCTCCGACCTGAACTTTTTGCAAAGTAAAGCCAAAAGTGGTTCCAATGCCCTCTGTACTACGGACATTAACATTCTGTTGATGCGCTTCAACAATATGTTTGACAATCGCAAGACCTAAGCCCGATCCGCCAATATCTCTTGAGCGACTTTTATCTGTGCGGAAGAATCGCTCGAATACCCGGCTCAGATTTTTTTCTTCGATACCATAACCGTCATCCGTGATTTCTATGAGTACTTGCTCAAAAAGCGGGAAAATCTTGATTTTCGTTGTCCCGCCCACTTTTCCGTATTTGAGTGAGTTATCGATAAGATTATACAATACCTGATGTATTTTATTGCGATCGGCTTTAACCCAATGTGGTGTGCCGGTTTTAGGTTTGAACTCGATCTTAATATTATGATGTTTGGCTTTGTCTTCCAATGAATATGAGGTGTCTTTGATAAGATCTACAATGTCAAATTTTTCAATATTCAATACCATTTTACCTGATTCCAGTTTGGATATTTCATCTAAATCTTGAATTAGATAATTCAATCTGTCAAGGTTTCGAGCAGCTTTATCTAAGAAATTCTTTGCCATTTCCATGTCTTCTTCCATCAGCCCATCTTGTAATGTCTCGATGTATCCTTGTGTAGCGAAGAGGGGCGTTTTGAACTCATGGGATATATTGGAAAGGAATTCACGCCTAAATTTTTCCTGCGATTTCAATTGTTCAATTTCATTTTTTTTATCTTTTGCCCAGGCCTTTACGTCATTTTCTGCATCTGTAATGGGATCTTCACTGACATGTTCACCAATCGCATCTTTTAGATCTTTGCCAAGTTTGAGGTTATGAATCAACTTATACATGGTATTAAGACGACGGTAGATGTATTTCTCGAATAAATAGTTGAATAGAAGAAAACAGATAACCAGTGCAACAAAAAATATAATCAGTGCAGTCTGGAGATCATGTTTATAATAAAAGCTGATAGTGGATATTGCAATGCCAACTCCAGCAGAGTTTGCCAATAATAATTGTCTGAAATTCATCTGTTGAATAAAAAAGGCCCCTAATTGGAGCCTAAGTTACTTATAATGATATTAATAAATTGTTAAAATTTTCCGATAACGGTTTTAGCTCCGGTAACTTTATCGCCAATATTCACATTGATCTCTGTTCCTAAAGGCAAGAATAGATCCACACGTGAACCAAATTTGATAAAGCCGAACTCGTTGCCTTGAACAACCTGATCATTTTCTTTTACATACCAAACAATTCGGCGGGCCAATGCGCCAGCAATTTGACGGAAAAGAACTTCTCTGCCTGCGTTGTCTTTTACTACGACAGTTGTTCTTTCGTTGTCTGTCGATGATTTTGGATGCCAAGCGACCAAGAACTTCCCTGGATGATATTTGAAGAAAGTTACCAAACCGCTGATTGGATTTCGATTCACATGTACATTGATAGGAGACATGAAAATAGAGACCTGTATCCTTCTGTCATGAAAATATTCATTTTCTTCGGTTTCTTCGATGACCACAACTTTTCCGTCAGCAGGACATAAGATCGTGCCATCTTGTGGAATCACTACTTTCTTAGGACTCCTAAAAAACTGGACAACTGTAATGAATAGGAATGCTGAAAGGGCATAAATAAACCATTTTACAAACTGCGGTGCATCATAATAATCCGCAACAGCATTGATGATAAAGATAAAAAGTACAGCAATCGCTAATGTGGTATATCCTTCTTTATGGAATTTCATATCTATTTATTTCTGCAAAGATAATTATTTACTCGAATTGTCTATTTGTCTTTCGATTTTAATTGAATGGGTATAGACTTTCCCATCACTTCCCGTGGCAATACTTCCAGAAACTTTAATCGTATCGTCTTGAGGTTGATCTTGTTTGTAGGTAGGAAAATAAAAATCTATACTTTTGGCAATTCGATTCAAAATGGTGTGATCATTTTCATTATTGGAGTCTACATTCAATTTCAGACTTCGCAAATTGGCCAAGCCCGTTTTTTTGACTTCAACTTCATAGGAGAAATTTAGTTGGGTTGCAACTTCGAACCCGCTTTTATTGATCCTATCTGTAAACCGTTTAGCAAGGAAGGCATAGAAGTTTGAAAAGTCATCAAAGCTACAAGATTTGCTGTTTAATAGTTCAGCTCGGATAAAATAATCGTAGGGTAGAACGCTTAACACTTGAAAATCTTCACTTTGAAGTTCTCCATTATCATCATAAGTAGCAACTATTTTTCCATCAACAAAGCGTTGTGTCATTGCGTAAATGGGCTGCTGTCCGACATTGTAAAAATAAGTGTTCCAGTTCCCCTGTGGTTTACCTCCTTTTACTTTGCCCTTACGTAGATAAAAATCATAACCGAATTCTGTGAATCCTTCGAATGGAATAGCGAATTCATAGTTCCCTTCACCACCAACGATTTCCTGTTTTCCTCGGTTATCCCAATAATCTTTAATGAAATAACCATAATCACCATAGGTCACCGTTAATAGCGGTTTACCGTCGGGATAATAATATTTGCAATCACCAACTGGATAGTTATCCTTAAAATTTATTTCCCATTTTAACACTCCATTCGGATGAAAAGCTTGAAATACACCTTCTTTTTTACCACCCTTATAATTGCCGATCAGTATACGGTTGCCATTGGGTGCGAAATCACGAAACTCCCCTTCGAAAATTTGCTTTGTGAAATCAAATTTGCTTACACGTTCAATTGATTTGAATTCGCAATCTTTTGCCGCCAGATAATAATACTTATCAAAATAGAAACGAATTAAGCCTTGATCTAATTTCTCGTAAAATACAGGCTTATCCTCTTGCGCTTGAATAGGTTGGCAGCAAAACGAGGATAACAACAACAGTATAGAAATGAATTTTTTAGTCATAACAAAAATTAATGTGCTTCAAGCCAATTTTTACCTTCTCCGATTTCAACAATCAACGGAACATTTGTTTTTATAGCATTTGTCATTTTGTCCAAGATAATTGTTTTGAATGCTTCGACCTCTTGTTTCGGAACATCAAACACCAATTCATCGTGTACTTGCATAATCATTTTACCTGCCAGTCCCTGTTGCTCGATTTCCTTTTGTATTGCAATCATGGCAATCTTGATTAAATCTGCTGCCGAACCTTGAATCGGGGCATTGATTGCATTACGTTCAGCAAATCCCCGAACAGTCATGTTTGCTGAATTAATGTCTCTCAAATAACGTCTACGCTTTAAAATTGTTTCAACGTAGCCTTTCTCTTTCGCGGATTCAACGGCATCGCTCATATACTTTTTTATACCGGTATATTGGTTGAAGTATTCGTTGATGATGTCAGCAGCTTCTTTGCGTGAGATGCCTAGATTTTGAGATAAACCAAAGGCGGATTGACCGTATATAATACCAAAGTTTACTGCTTTTGCATTACGCCTTTGTTCCGATGTCACCTCTTCAAAAGCCATATTATAGACTTTTGCTGCAGTGGCACGATGGATATCATGTCCTTGACTAAAGGCTTCCAACATATTTTGATCTTTGCTCAACTCCGCTATTAAGCGTAATTCGATCTGTGAATAATCGGCTGATAAGATCACATGATCTTTCGAACGTGGGATAAATGCTTTCCTCACTTCACGGCCTCTTTCCGTACGGATCGGAATATTCTGCAGATTAGGATTTGTAGAGCTCAAGCGGCCTGTTGCGGCGACAGCTTGATTATAGGAAGTATGGATCAACCCCGTTTCTGGATTGATCAATTCAGGTAATGAATCTACGTAAGTTGATTTTAATTTCTGTAACTGCCTAAAATTCAAAATATCCTGAACAATATCTGATTTGTGCGCCAGCGCCAATAGAACATCTTCACCAGTTTTGTACTGCCCTGTTTTTGTTTTCTTTGCTTTCGGATCCAGTTGGAGTTTG
The window above is part of the Sphingobacterium sp. ML3W genome. Proteins encoded here:
- a CDS encoding OmpA family protein: MNYSTIKKTAVAATLVAALGFADTAQAQQVFGGRSQYRTWSIGVQGGITTPNALIGGNNNFGQKVGYFQNKVGEYYGLTVRKQFSHLFGLEVEANRGKIKTYNHDESGPAVENKYGAQSAETKVNWAASLNGVFQLGTIDFLRRENAVNFYAKVGIGAFAYNPVQFGTNDFSGQPVYDQKWGEDVFGDRSPSNPRDKDYRLGMIVPVGVGAKFKLSEVVALNLGYTMNFTDEALLYGPGRNNTTKQRFSNVYGGLEFTLGSKDKQNLTFANPVATMYDELKDPSLRNEVEALKQRVSTLEGTVNTLSADADGDGVSDKFDKCPGTPAGTPVDGSGCPIKFPEPVVENIASNGYYAPIQFEFDSSVLKTSSYSTLDKLAKEVRDNNSSVTLDGYASAEGSEAYNVTLSKDRANSVKQYLVNAGVSSSSITANGYGEKNPIASNSTEEGRVQNRRVEIKK
- a CDS encoding inorganic phosphate transporter; translation: MMSTLLVVVIVLAIAFDYINGFHDAANSIATVVSTKVLTPAMAVLWAAIFNFAAYFYFTDHKVANTIAKTVLEEYITLEVIFAGLLAAIGWNLFTWYYGVPSSSSHTLIGGFAGSGMAYAFILGADPIHAINIDATLKIIAFIVFAPIIGMTISIIITLIVINLAKNSRPSVAEKWFKVLQLVSSAALSFAHGGNDAQKVMGIILVAMVAGGYMQNTEHMPEWIPLTCYAAIAAGTMSGGWKIVKTMGTKITKVTPLEGVCAESAGAVTLGITEHFGIPASTTHTITGAIIGVGVVKRVSAVRWGVTISLLWAWVLTIPVSALLGGLSLVIVHYLL
- a CDS encoding DUF47 domain-containing protein, with amino-acid sequence MSLNSIFQYFVPKDKKFFPLFEQAGNNLIEMSQLLKDIVNSNNPEKKKEFTRKMEDLEHKGDNITHQIHLELGKNFITPFDREDIHSLASSLDDVADFIHGAANRMDLYKVEKATEPMIEIADLLVEATEHVSKAIHELRDLKNIRNITDSCVRINSVENKADYIFDKAVADLFEFEKDAISLIKHKEVLSAMEDATDKCEDVANVLESILVKNA
- a CDS encoding ATP-binding protein yields the protein MNFRQLLLANSAGVGIAISTISFYYKHDLQTALIIFFVALVICFLLFNYLFEKYIYRRLNTMYKLIHNLKLGKDLKDAIGEHVSEDPITDAENDVKAWAKDKKNEIEQLKSQEKFRREFLSNISHEFKTPLFATQGYIETLQDGLMEEDMEMAKNFLDKAARNLDRLNYLIQDLDEISKLESGKMVLNIEKFDIVDLIKDTSYSLEDKAKHHNIKIEFKPKTGTPHWVKADRNKIHQVLYNLIDNSLKYGKVGGTTKIKIFPLFEQVLIEITDDGYGIEEKNLSRVFERFFRTDKSRSRDIGGSGLGLAIVKHIVEAHQQNVNVRSTEGIGTTFGFTLQKVQVGD
- a CDS encoding phosphatidylserine decarboxylase family protein; the protein is MKFHKEGYTTLAIAVLFIFIINAVADYYDAPQFVKWFIYALSAFLFITVVQFFRSPKKVVIPQDGTILCPADGKVVVIEETEENEYFHDRRIQVSIFMSPINVHVNRNPISGLVTFFKYHPGKFLVAWHPKSSTDNERTTVVVKDNAGREVLFRQIAGALARRIVWYVKENDQVVQGNEFGFIKFGSRVDLFLPLGTEINVNIGDKVTGAKTVIGKF